CTTTTGCCGTCGGGAGACCACAACGCATTGTCGGCTTCCGGTATGTTGATTGCCGGATTTTCAGCATTGCTTGTCGGACTTCCAACGTTAGTTGCCGGATTTCTCACGTTCTTTGTGGCATTTCTAATGTTGGTTGTCGTTCCGGTGGCCAGGTCGAAGTCGGCGAGCCAGATTTGCTGGCTGCCGGAGCGGCTGGAGAGAAAAAGTAGCTGCTTGCCGTCATGCGAAAACCGTGCGCCGCCGTCGGCGGGCTGGGTGCCTTCGACCTGTTTGGGCTCTCCACCGGTAACGGGCTGAATCCATAGTTTTGGGGTGCGGGTGTTCTGGGCCAGATCGACGTCGGTTACGGAATAGAGGAGCCACTTGCCGTCGGGCGAGACGTCGGTGTCGCCGAGGCGGCGCATCTGCATCATGTCGGCGAAAGTCATGGGTCTTTTAGCCGGGGCCTGGGCTGGGAGTTCCTTTGGCGGGCAGATGGAGAAGAGCAAGACCGGAAAGAAGACTGAGGCCGCAAACCAACGAAGACGATTCCGCATCACAGCATCCCTTTTCTGGATCGATGTATTCCCATGCGCGCCGGTTGAAAGCTGCGCGGGAAACTGAAGTTTACATCTCTCTGGAAGATGGTGCTTTGGAGCTGCGTCAGCTTATGGGCAGATCAGCCTACAGGAAGGTCAACTTATGGGAAGGTCTAGAATGATGGCGGCTCCGGTCGGATCGAGATTCGTAGCAGTGATGTTGCCGCGGTGTTCGCGGACGATGGCGGCGCAGAGGCTGAGGCCGATGGAGGTGGATTCGCTGCCGGCGAAACCTGAGGAAAGCGAATCGAAGGCTCGCTCCGGATGGGCGAATCCCGGACCGGAATGGGAGATGACGACCTGAACGCGGCCGTCTTCTGATGTGGGCGCGGTCGCTTCGATATGAACCGATTTTTCAAGGTTTGTACCAACTCGAAGGACGCTGTCGATGGCGTATTGCGTTGCGTGCAACAGAGCCTGGCGAATCTGGTGCGCGTTGCCGAAGATTGCGGGCAGATCGGGCGCAACAGTGAGGCGGAATTCGATGGAATGGCGCAGGAAATCGGGTCGGTGCATCTGTTCGATGTCCGTGATGAGATCGACGACCGAAAACGAGTTGAAGCGCTCGGTGGAGAGGCGAGAGAAACGCGAGAGCCTCTCGAGGATTCCCTTCATTCGTCGTGCCTCGACCGTGATGGCCTCAGCTCCTCGGCTTTCGACGCCTCCCGGCACGGTTTCCTCAATCAGGGCGGAGTAACCGAGGATGACGGTGAGGGGATTGTTGAGCTGCTGGGCGACGTTGTTGGCCAGTTGTCCGACTCCCGCGAAGCGCTCAGAGTCGATGAGCTTGCCGAGCATGAGTGCCTGGGCGCGGGCTGCCTGCAGGCGGCCGGAGAGTATCTCCATGGGCAGCATGTCGTCGGCGCGGAGGTGCGGCAAGGGTGTCCGGGGCGCAGTGATCAGGATCGCGCCCTCTGGAGAGTTGTCGGGGCCGAGCATGGGAACCGCGCCGACGCGGGTCAGGCGCAGTCGTTCCAGATCGTCGCCGGGAGTCAGCCACGGAGTCAGGTCAAGACTCAGGGACTTGCTGTCGGGAACGAGCGCCTCTCCGTTGTTGGAGAAGCAGTCCGAGGGCAGGCGCTGAGCCAGCGAATCCAGAGCGCCGGCTGTAGCGCCGTCCATGCCAGCGTAACCGACCAGCTTGTATGCGCCGCTGGCGTTGCGCACGACCATGGCCGCAGAGGCGAAGCAGCTGTGCTCAACAATCATGCCGCAGAGGTGGCTGGTCTCGCGGTCGAACTCTTCCAGGTTGCGCGCGGTCAGCGACTGACGGGCATAGGCCTCCAGCTCCAGACGAACGCGGCGCTCCCTCTGCTGAGCGGTCTCATTCTTGTCGACTTCGTCTTCCAAA
This portion of the Acidicapsa acidisoli genome encodes:
- a CDS encoding sensor histidine kinase → MPDDYQIPSITLIAALMLAFAYLHARFRSVRTLLWMLALSCTGLQEILLWMVNQWVIPPGAGIPHAVVWLKVAGESLLMLSSALFLASLSPFGFQMGRRRILFVVPYTVPLLLYTFLYYGYTQYSTRPFLWVYLLLAYWAAAVAIPWSLQKGPVPVWLSVLIVAVAGAICIPYYIHGNVYFPLLVVESGNMLMAALLVVYNFRRLSPGVFLTTSGFIASALPPFFLIRPEMRAILLGLLLARIAILGKVIIAMGLILLVLEDEVDKNETAQQRERRVRLELEAYARQSLTARNLEEFDRETSHLCGMIVEHSCFASAAMVVRNASGAYKLVGYAGMDGATAGALDSLAQRLPSDCFSNNGEALVPDSKSLSLDLTPWLTPGDDLERLRLTRVGAVPMLGPDNSPEGAILITAPRTPLPHLRADDMLPMEILSGRLQAARAQALMLGKLIDSERFAGVGQLANNVAQQLNNPLTVILGYSALIEETVPGGVESRGAEAITVEARRMKGILERLSRFSRLSTERFNSFSVVDLITDIEQMHRPDFLRHSIEFRLTVAPDLPAIFGNAHQIRQALLHATQYAIDSVLRVGTNLEKSVHIEATAPTSEDGRVQVVISHSGPGFAHPERAFDSLSSGFAGSESTSIGLSLCAAIVREHRGNITATNLDPTGAAIILDLPIS